A segment of the Elaeis guineensis isolate ETL-2024a chromosome 6, EG11, whole genome shotgun sequence genome:
tcgcggcgaaaaacggagtccaacgagaccaagatcacctgaatcggagctcggatggagaagatacgagctttcgaagatagcacgaaaaccgaggcggcggaggaccgccggcgaccggcggcgggcggcagcggcgcggccgcaggcggcggcgcgcgggacgcgcgtcccaggcccgctggcccgcgtgggacgcgggacccaggcccgggcgggacgcgggacccaggcccgcgcgggacgcgcgtcccaggcccaggcccgcgcgggacgcgcgacccaggcccaggcccgcgcgggacgcgcgacccagcggcctgctggcccttgccccggtccaccgtggaccgggtggtccacggcgcggcctgtggaccgcgtggacgtttcccactcgattctcgcggtccacggccctattccgtggaccggagcgcgatctaagggtccagagagctcccggtgttgatcggacggcttgggacgtgatttggcttgattaaggattcctaatcaccctctaacctatgtttaaggctttaaaaggcctgagacacagcagagaaCGATGGTtttggtttctcgccgccgtacgaaccgtggagagagagagagaggcgagggcgctgtgagagaaggagcaggaggctcctggacagcggtcgccaggctcttcaggggttcaggggggtctccaagagagagagagcttttgtgagggaaactttatgtgagagagaattgggtgtacaagggttgagggtgaggtctcctcttgtaaaattttcttttcatagtgaagtttgcatgccccgtggaggcgagcccttttgtggctgatccacgtattttgattgtttttccttttgttttgtttcttctttcttcctgctgcatcgcgtggtactgaaaggatcttgggaggtggtgtcctggccagacatccacccaacaagtggtatcagagcaaggcggtacaaggacgcagattgcagtggtggtgagcaagactgaagatggagaaaacaggaacaatcaggatggagatcaacaagtttgatggtaagagcaatttctccttgtggcaggcaagggtgaaggacgtgctcatccaacaggggttgatcgaagctctcttgtgcgatgagaaaccgaccaccatggaggtgcgggattggaaacggctacagatgcaggcggtgagtaccatccgcatgtacctggcggatgaggtggtgatccatgtgctgagcgagacttccccgacggtgctgtggtcgaagctcgaggagttgtacatggcgaagtctctcaccaacactcttttcctctggaggcagttttaccaactgcggatgactgagagacagagcgtgcaggagcatctgagccacttccagaagatcctcaccgaccttctcagcgttggcgagaacgttgaggagaagaccagggcgctggttttgctggcatcgcttccttcttcgtacgagtccttggtgactgctcttctagtggggaagagcactatcaagatggacgaggtcaccgcggcgatactccagaacgaggttctcaggagggagaacccagcttcgagctcaggtggcgatagctcagctttggtggcttctggaggtgcaggaggcggtagacggagcgacaggagatcgcatcgagggcggtctaagtccaggagggacttgagcaaaaccaggtgttaccggtgtgaggagttggggcatctagctagagattgccctcaactgaaaaatcggacggtggctgctgtagcgacggccggcagtgattcagatggagatgtcctagagatatctgacgaggtatctacttcttcccagcagtggatattagattctgcatgcccctatcatgtgtgttgcagagaggagcagtttgactccctggagaacagtgagagcactgtatatctgccaaatggatcgagctgtgcgatcagaggcattgggacggtcagctggaggacacatgacggtgcaatgaggagattgggggaggtccgatacatacccaatttcaggcggaatcttatctcacttagcagactggattcgagaggctacaggacggtagctggtggaggaatcctgagggtgctacgcggcgataggattgtgctggaggggaagaaggggagcagaggacattattacctggcagggagcccagtgcgaggtggagcatcgggagccaggtggagctcagagcgaggtggagctccaggaggcggatcgggcacgagacaggagactcgggaggacgagaggcgacgtcgcaaggtaagattcctattgccgcaggatgatgccccgagcaggtctcaggtcaggaggagcacagcatacgacggagatgggatcgagcagcctggctcgactcccatgtttgcccatccatgatcagcaggcgattgccccagggcatgggggcgaggagatccagaagctctcagagtttggaggaggctgaatatcgagtcgaggtggagattgttaggatttgacgcctcaagattcagcccacattgagcccacagtgaggttcgcggcgaaaaacggagtccaacgagaccaagatcacctgaatcggagctcggatggagaagatacgagctttcgaagatagcacgaaaaccgaggcggcggaggaccgccggcgaccggcggcgggcggcagcggcgcggccgcaggcggcggcgcgcgggacgcgcgtcccaggcccgctggcccgcgtgggacgcgggacccaggcccgggcgggacgcgggacccaggcccgcgcgggacgcgcgtcccaggcccaggcccgcgcgggacgcgcgacccaggcccaggcccgcgcgggacgcgcgacccagcggcctgctggcccttgccccggtccaccgtggaccgggtggtccacggcgcggcctgtggaccgcgtggacgtttcccactcgattctcgcggtccacggccctattccgtggaccggagcgcgatctaagggtccagagagctcccggtgttgatcggacggcttgggacgtgatttggcttgattaaggattcctaatcaccctctaacctatgtttaaggctttaaaaggcctgagacacagcagagaaCGATGGTtttggtttctcgccgccgtacgaaccgtggagagagagagagaggcgagggcgctgtgagagaaggagcaggaggctcctggacagcggtcgccaggctcttcaggggttcaggggggtctccaagagagagagagcttttgtgagggaaactttatgtgagagagaattgggtgtacaagggttgagggtgaggtctcctcttgtaaaattttcttttcatagtgaagtttgcatgccccgtggaggcgagcccttttgtggctgatccacgtattttgattgtttttccttttgttttgtttcttctttcttcctgctgcatcgcgtggtactgaaaggatcttgggaggtggtgtcctggccagacatccacccaacaatttACTCACCGTCGATCGTCCCAGCATTTGCTGTTGTCAATGTTGCCATGCCTTGGCAAAGGCAAGGATGCAAGAGCACCGCGAGAAGGACGTATGCTAGGAGGAAAGCATGGACCTTCATGATCGAACCCAATTTGTCTAAAAGCCAGCAGGAATACCAAGAAGAAGTAGTTCACGAAGAGATTATGCGGATATCTGGGGGCTAAGGCCTACAGAAAGACGAGAAGAGCTCAGAGTGTGCACCGGTATCTGAGTACGGATGACTCGAGATGGGGTATATATTTATAGGGCATCAATTATTCACGTATTGATCACTGACCTTTTCTTTCCTCGAAATAacattgatctgatttttaattttgtCGACCTAGTGGTTCGTATCCTGGCGTGTATTGGTCTTTGAACGTGCGTCCTACGGTTGGGAATTGATAAACAAATAAATCCTTATCCGATGGAAGCAGCTTCAATTTTTGGCATGATATCTCAAGTTCTTAACGAGAAATTTTTGAGCGGACTTAGTCTACCACATATACTGTAGacaaggtcaaaaaaaaaaaaaaaaaatgctacaaCAGTATACAACAATGTGTTGAGTGGTTAAATAGTTGTGTTGAGGTGACTACAAAATTAAATAACGATGTCTCATAgtggttataaaatttttaaattcaaaatattaatGTGATATTTTTTTTGTTGACTTTGATTACAGTACATATGATAGATTAAGTTTATCCGAGAATTTTTCGTTACTAACGTGCTATTCATTGCTCTCATTCCAATCCAGACAAACAAACTTAAGATGTACGGTGCACATTATTAAATTGGTGGTGTTGCAACATATTTAAACTACACGTCTAGTAAGTAACTACGTACCAATTTCAAATACGGAGTCTCTGACTTCAAAGGACGTATGAGAACCGGCATAGCGTCTGCCAGATGGAACAATCCTTCGACTAATTTTTGCAGCGCATGGTAAGCTGGGTCCAACCTGATGGCAGCCGTTGTCAACAATTATGAGCAGAAATTAATCATGAGCTATCCATGACTCTGTCAAACAAAAATATATTTGAGATGGATTAATATTTGAGAACTCTTGTTACCGTTTTGGactaaaagaaaaggaaaaaatattgGAAAACAGCAGATGATAAGTTGTTGCTATGGGCTGTGAACATATACTGTTTTATGGCATAATTACTCTCTTGCAACTTCATTTCTTTTTCTTAGCTTCATGGTCCCCATAATTACATAGTCAATTCACATAAGTAGTAATAATATTTATGATGTTAAATACCCATTTTTGATCAACCATACATAATAACATGATGGTGATGccacgataaaattttgattcgtAGATCTATTCCGTATCAAGAAGAGCGCCCATCAAGTAAGCAAAAGATAGGTGGTGTTCACCTCACATAAAATTTTCCCCTTACATAAAGTTTCAATCTAATATTGGACCTAGGTGAATAACACAATCTGGATCATAATTCCTTTAAGCAAAGAAAAGACCTGGGTCATGGCAACAAGCCCTCCTTCAACTATGGGAGCTCCTAAATTTACATAAAAATCATATGCATTCAATTGCTTTCTCATTAACTATTAACTCTCTGCATGCTACTCAGTCAAGTCCACAAGCACGGTTTGTTTTTGGTATGATTATTACCATAGCTCAAAATTTGGTTTGGCATTTCATTAGCTTTTTCTCTGTACCTGGCTGAATCAACTTTCGATCTGGCATCTACTGCATGTTGATGTTTCTGAGAAATAAgtatagaatttttcatgcttgtGATGACAGTTGCCAACAATCAAGTGTTATTCATCAAGACATTTCTGCATACCATCCTCTTTACTGTTTCTTTCGATGGAAACATACACAAAACTCCATCACATTTATCCACATTTCGATCTCCTCTAGATTAAATAAATCCCCACACTATCAAGACTAAAATAAGTTCATCCTTGCAAAAAATCTGCTTTTTTCCAAGCATATATGCACTACGCTGGATCGGTGCTTCTTCGAAAGCATTGCACCATTTACTTCTTTTGGTAACATTTCAGTTCATCATTACATAAGATAATGGGATAAAGAACAAGCACAGAACAACCCTGTTATATTTGGATGGTTTGTTATTTGCAATGCACCGGGTCCTTGAATGAATCTACGAACTCATTACTGATCAAGAATAAGGACTCCCATCCCACCTGTATGAAAAATTTTGCAATACAATCTTTACAAAAATACATTTCTCCGGAACATGATTAGTTCAATGGTGTTAGGTACGCATTAACAATGATGAAATTATAGACAACTGACTGGCCTTTGTTCTAGGTATCCGGCTCATTATGATCCTTGCTTTTCAATGAAGGAAATATAGACTTGGGGATTCCCCCCCCCCCGGCTGGAAGTATATAGAGTTAGTCCAATTCTAACAAATCCAATGAAACAGGAAACTATCTGATAGTAGTTTTTTAAAAGACCATCTAATCTTAGTAGAGAAGTAAATGCAACTTTACTGTGACAAATGCAGGTATTAGAAAAAAATTCACTGGGCTCTGGATGTTAAAAAGCAACTCTAAGCATTCTCTGCATGAAGAAAGAAAGAGCAATGAAACTTCACATTGTTATAATTCAAAGAGAGTGAAAATGTGATATATGACAGTCCAAATGATCCATTTAACAAGAATCGATCGAATTCAAAATAATCAATTGCGATAAGTTGAATTGGACTGATTCGACTTGTATACAATTTGATGTTGAAGAAGCATCATTCCAAGTCCACAATCCCAAAATTGGAGAGAAGGATCTTCATCTGCTGAACAAAATCTGAGGCCGTTGCATATTCTGTTAGCAATCCAACAGCAAACCCAAACATCGCCCATCTGCCATCATCAAACAGACATCCAACCATGCAAATGGCTCTTTGTTAGAATACAAAAAGTAATATCAAAATTCAAACCAGTCCCAGACCACAATTGTTAACCGTGGAAGATGATGCTAAGGGCTATTTGGCATCGCTTTTATTTCTTActtccttttttaaaaaaatataaaaatcaagatAAAGGATATAGTTAGTATTAttagtaatatttttttcaacaaaatatcTTTATTAATTCTAgataagaaatttttatttcaatattttaaaataaaaaaatatttttatcaccattGTTAATATTGCTGATCCCATCACCACAATCATTACTACTCCACTCACTCCCATCACCACCACCATCATTTTTGCCAAAATATTATCACTATGATTTTCTATCTTTATCACTTTTGACACATCATTATCTTTATTGCCACTATCCCTACCACCTTCATCACACTACCATCGGCCCACCACACACCAAACCCAACACCACTGCCATTGTAGTTGTTTTAGTTATCATGACCACCATTGTTGCTACCaccatatttataattttttcaaaaatagttaTCTATATCAAATatacttatttttaaaaatctcaaaaatgAAACAGAATTTTTGTTTTTCATTTCTGAAATCAGGAAAAGAAAAGTcaccttatttcttttttttttttttaattttttactctGATGATTGTAGTCCCATTGATATTGCATTCAAAACCCAAAATTTCAAAACCCAAAACAAAAGAAACCAAAACAAAACTATGGTCAAACTAAGAGACATAGATGCTATTGGAACCCAATAGACAGATCATTCTCACCGCCGCACTTTTCCTACCATCAATAAATTGCCAAGTTCTATCTAGAGGAGATCCCAAAAATAGCTTACATAGTTCTAAATAGATATAATTTTAAGTTTAACTCATCTGATCATCAGTGAATTGCTACCATCTCAGATTGTGTCTAGACGAATAAACAAGCATTTCTTTACGTAAAAAAGATAGTGAAGCATAAAAAACCAGTTCAAAGTTTATAATCACCATAAGTCCTCAGCTTCCTTAAATAACATATTACTTAAAAAAATCCAAGAATATATAGAAAACCAAACAATAGCAGAAGAGAAACCCCGACATCCAATCGCCTGCCATCAAATCCTACTCACAAAACAAAAACGCAAAAGAGTACCCGAAAACAAACGCTAAAGTTATTAAAAGGAATCATTTTTCTACGtaatttattgtgtttggactcgAGCACACAATTACCTGCCATTTGTGATCTCATTTTTGCCCATAAAGCCAAAGAAGGGGCCCTGATCTGCCTCCTCTATCTTCTTCTGCTTAAAGTACTCCTGCAGCTCCTTGGCCACCTTCCTCTGGTACTCCAAAGTCACCACCTCCTCCATCGCCACCGCCGCTTCGGGTCGCCTGCGAGGAGACTGGGATGGGGTGGCTGGTTTCACGGGAGGAGTTGGGGAGAGGGATGGAAGAGGAGGAGCTGCAGGCCTCCTCAGAGGGCCCTCAGCTTTCGAGCTCCTAACAATGGTGGATGGTTTTAAAGAGAACTTACATCGATGAGGTGGAGGAGAGATTTGAATCTTTATGGGAGTGATGGAAGGAGCTGCAGacatatcttcttcctcttctctctgtTTCTCCGGTTCTGGCTTTTCTCTGGGAATAAGAGGGGTGGGGGGGGAGAACGGAGAAAgggatgggaaaaaaaaaaaagaaagatcaaagaaAAAAGTTTGAATCCAGAAGGTGTGGATATGATATAGCCAAGTTTTCCGCGGTGAGCTCTGAGATTTGGGTGGCGTCGTTCGGTTCAGGTCTGCTTGCTATTTTGCTCGCACCTCGCACGCGAACGGGACACAAAATGATGTGAATGGATTTATACCACCAAACCTGGCCACGCTAACCATGGCTCGCTGTACTCCACAGGATCCAACATTGACCGATTCCAACCTTTGCGACTCTCGGAGACCCAATTTCGAGTTTAATTGAAGTTACTTAACGAGTGGCATCAAATGGGACCGAATTACCTCTAAAACCTGACAGCAACATGGTCGTGCCCAGATCCAGTCCAAATCAACCCAAATAAATGTATAGTCTTCTGATCCAAATCAACCCAGAGAATGTCAGGGCCGAATAAATGTATGGTCTCATGATCCCAATGCAGAATAGAGGTTTTAGCACCTGACCTCTACTTTGCATTACGATCAACATAAAGTAGCTTCGGAAGCATCCTTTTGGGTGATTCATGTCATTCACTTCCTCATGACCTGAAAATAATCACTTCCCTCTACCAGTGTGCAATTAGGCGGAAGCAACCTCTGGAGATCTTTATTTAACTCTGCTCTTAATTTGAAAGGTTAGTAATCGGAACAAATTGCTGCAGGACCTGAACAAGAGAATCATTATTTTCTAAACACGGTAAGGTTATACTCTTTTCTCGCACAAGAAACACCTTGCATAAGAAAGAACTCATTTTCCCACCAACGTTGGCCAGAAAGAATAAATCTACCTGCATTTTTTCCTTGGTGTCTTCTGCTAACCATTTGATCCAATTTTAAGCATGAAATCTGAATCCAACATCTTATTTTCTCCTATCTTTATAAAGATCTAACAGCTAATAATGGTTCTTAATTTTTGTGTAAAGCTCTGTATTCACTGATTCTTTCTGGGGAGTTCTTGAGCTTGTTTTTCCTTTCTCCTCAAACTTAGACGACTCAAGTTTGGCCAACAAATCCCTGATTCAAACAAACATGAGGTCACAGGCATTCAAGTAAGTGAAAACAAGAGCCAGTGGCCAACAGAATGAGTGGCCAACACACTAACATAAAGTAGAGCCAGTGAGCAAATAAAACATTGTGTAAAAAAGGTTAAAATTAAAGACGAACAACATACAGGTTAAAATTTGAAATCCTGAAAAACAGATGCAGGATATCTCAAACATGGGCTACAACAAAGGAAGCAGACAATGGAGCCATAATCTCAAAATTGCTGCCCATGTTTTGATCTCCTCCCTGTGAGCAATCAGTTCAAAGAATATCTCTGTAGATGATCAAGGCAAACAACAGGCAACTTCACCGTGGAAAGTTGTAGAGCTTTGTGAGCATCTGCCTGATCACATGACACAGTTGTCTAGTTGCCATAGAAGAGAATTATGCCTGCCTGCTTCTGTCCATTGATCCAGGTTTATAGATGATAAAATCTATTGAATCACACATTCACATCTTCTAATACCTTGGTGTTCAAATTCTTCATCTGATGAACCGTCTCACtgcagaatttaaaatttcatatTGCAGCATAAGAATTGGATTTAATAAAGAAATTAGAACAGATGCATCAGAAAATAAATTAATGACTTAAACTATAGTATGCCATGCAAGCTAATATAACAATACAACTTTGTCATCTGTGTTATAATAATTGCTGTATGACTATGGGAGTGTCTCCATATAGAGGCTTTCAATGTCATGAGAAGTCGATACCTGAATGACACACCAATTCCCAACACTGACAGATAATGAGCAAAAGGTCCAGGCAGCAACTCCTTGGAGCTAAGCATATGCATGGGAGTATAACCAGGAATGAACTCATAGTCCAAATGGACTTCAACCAGCATGTCATTTATTGGCAACAGCCTATAAATGACCAATTCTTAACTGTCCTCTCCTCTTTTGATATGTTGATCCAATACCTCTACCTCCTAAAGGGGAAGCAATCATGCTTCAGTTGCATGTGCAGACCATTACATTGGTTTCCCATCTCAGTATTACCATCACTCATAGAATGAAAATATAATAAGGATGACAATCTTACAGCTAAGGCTGAAATATCCTAACATTTGAAAAGCTAAAACCATATAACAGTAGAGATCTAGAGTTATATGACACCTCATAGATCATATCTAAGACATGCTGTACATAACCCTACTAGAAGATCCATAGCCTACAAAGCAGCACCAGAAACTTGCTTACACTTTTCATTTGTCATTTGTTATCCTTCATCTACACTTTATCTGACTAGTATAAGCCTGTACATAGGGACACGGGCATTATTGCTGATCAAGGTGATTGGTCACACTCATCACCAGAGTACCACTCAACATTTCTATTCAGAATGTCATAGATGTTACTCTTTTAGAAACATTTGCCCATGTATGAAATCTAAGTAGTGGAACTGCTGAATCCCAGGTCACATTACCAGAATATCTCAACTGGATATCTAGATTCCCATCAGTTTTATCCCCTCTTATTGTGTCTTTTCTGCTTCTGGATATCTTGCCTAGTGACATGAAGAGTTGTTGCCTGGGCAATTGATATCCCTCAGAACACTTGGTGAACCCTTGTCTAGACCATCATAGAtgtacatatgcatgcatgcatgtatctatGCATGTCTATGTACATAATACACATGCATAAaaacataatacatatatatggACGTAAACACACATGTAATTATGTATGTATACAGATTCATATGTGCACAATAACATTTGTAAGAATAAACGATTATGTGTTGCTACATATTAAATaaatacatattatatatataggcATACATGAAAAACACAAATACATATGTGGACAGACATATAAAATGATGCACATATATACAGACATAAAGTTTACACATATGGATATGATTGCAAATCAAAAGAAAACTTTTGATTTTGTCAACATGGGATCAAACACAGCTTACGCATATAAATGCATGATGTACAACCAAATCCACATTAAGAGTTATAGGCACAACTATGGACTAGGATTTACATTTTTGTAGACTATATTAGTTTCCAAAAGGATGAGTAAAATAATTCATTTagcaaagttcaaaaaaaaaaaaaaaaaaaaagaaaaatgatataaACAAGTCATACATGGATTGTCTCCTTGAATGGACAAAAACGGAAAATTTTTGGGGATCAATATATaacacataaaaaatttacaagcAATGTGAAATATTAAAAAATCTCTTTGAAATTATCTACCGATATTTAGGAGCCAAACATACCTGACTTCAAACTCCCTTATCTCAGCAAGCTCTTTTCCACATGCATCAGTCCACTGAACTTTCCTCCTTTCAACACAGCAAGATGTATTATTTGGCATCTCTTCCACAGATGCTTGTGCATCATCAGCCTCAGTAACCACTGCAGAACAGTCTGTGGAGGGCCTTTTTAGATTACTCTTGAGACAAGTGTTTCTTCCATTCCCATTAACAGGATCATTA
Coding sequences within it:
- the LOC105047729 gene encoding light-harvesting complex-like protein OHP2, chloroplastic translates to MSAAPSITPIKIQISPPPHRCKFSLKPSTIVRSSKAEGPLRRPAAPPLPSLSPTPPVKPATPSQSPRRRPEAAVAMEEVVTLEYQRKVAKELQEYFKQKKIEEADQGPFFGFMGKNEITNGRWAMFGFAVGLLTEYATASDFVQQMKILLSNFGIVDLE